The stretch of DNA aattactaatggtagtaattcagtatatatatttctctgcaatgcaatctatattattaataaaaacaatatcttcagttttaacttcccgcccaaaacagaccgatagtattatggtatggtttgcgtaatattgtaaaaaatatgaaaatttggcatagttcattttgggatttcatttgccccccccccccccccctttgcgcgcgagagagagcctctatgctatacaattcaataagccttagaaaaactcttgtataagtagtggtgcaaaccacttctcaaaccaatgtgggccaaaagttacttgaaaggtttttctctaaatttttctaactcaaatgggtcaactttgagaaccaatttctcattcacccattatcagttttgagcgtacaatatatcaatcttttcgtctaactacgaagaacacgaatccactttgacccgacccaaatcaaaagtggaccccacatatatttgtaccacaatattgccagtaaaatgccattttatgctaatttttttccaacagttatttgtccagagaatatcaacgtgttgaaggaagaagatgatatatagtgaagggcaatatcatcttcactatatatcatctttttcctccaacacaacgctctacggtcaaccaacaattacttaactgattatcccattcctcccatgtaaatttttctataatatagttatacttaatgaatatcaaaatataagtgtacctcaagatcatGCAATAACTAatcgacaagtaattaaattaatgaatatgatgcaataatgtaaagtatctacctattgcatttatacacttattttagaacactgaatttttgtgatatttgttgcatgcaagaaagactcatactataattgcatttatacacttattcatactcatattcgatgttataatttatataattgtatatcgattcaaatatttcttaaaatattataacaaattcattccgtgcaacgcacgggtgaaaatattagtattttttaataGGATGACTACCACGCTAATATAATTGGAGGAACATGTtaaattacataattttatatatttcaaGGACctaattgttgttttttttagttGGATGACCTAATTAAACTTTCTCGTGTAGTTCAGACTATATCCTGAACTCAACGAACTTGTCCCGTGACGTATAATGAGAAAAATTGAGACGATCTTCTAGTTATAAGATTCAATAAACTAAACATCTAATATTTATGTcgctaaaaataaattttaagtgaAACTTTTATTTACTGTACCAATATAAATGCAATATAGGAGATGGCTTTTATTTACATAATCaacaaattctaaaataatTATACACCAACATTCACTATAACTTCAAATCTATACAACTATACCTCTCTTTTTTAATAACGCCATGCTAATCGGGGGGAataaagacaaaagaaaagagattcGGTTAAAAGAAGAGGTAAAAGACAATTGCATGAAAAGATTCGATTCTTAATACGCACgcacaataaaatatatatagagcaGCATGCGCCTCAAACGCTCTTTTTctccatctttattttcttctcccaaTTAGTGCAAAATGCACATTATCTTTATACTTCAAAAGTCTTAACTCTACCCAAAGAAATTTATATAGGTGTCGAGGATAGCTTGTAACCactaaaaaatttatatagagTAAAAATCGTTTCTGTGTGATAGTCTATAAATTGCACAAAGAATCACATAGACAGATAATAGTCTGCAAAACATACAAGAGATGTAAACTAAATTAAGAAGACCTGGTGTGACGAATAAGACGAAAAAATGAGTTTATAAAAATCAAACTCTGACATTTATACATGAAAATCATACTCTATCCACTTGACCACTCATAGCGAGGAATCATTTTACAGGCACCTCTTGGATAATGGATATACATAAGTTTTCAATGAAAAGAATGCATGGAATCTCTCGTGGGAGACAAATTCTATGTGAGGATAGATGGGATACTTTAGAGAATAAATAagttttcaattaaaaaaaacatacatgGATCGGAATCTTTTGTGTAACTCTTGTGTGATACAAATGTTATATGATATGAGATGTTTTTGAATATAAAGAAATTTTCAATTGCCAACTatcatgtagtgtgatgacatttcgattatcattttaaatgagTAGTCATAGGTTCAAACTCCGGTGGTGGGGCTTGGATTCTTTGGCCGGCcgaaaatataacatatactatctcgtaaagaatcatgagtattttaaaaataaaaattaaaaaattcaattgaaataaatcaaataatgcaTGGAATCTTTTGTGTGACTCTCGTGCAAGACAAGTGCTATACGAGATGAGGGATATTtttgaatataaataaattttgaactgaaaatatatatggaatcTCTTGTGCAAGACAAGTTCTATATGATATAGAGGTATTTTTGAATataagtttaatttgtttgacaaATAAGCACATGTTAGTAGAGGTGTACATACAATCaattttttaagttaaaatttgatataagtATAACTAACACTATTGAATATGTCACCGAGAAAGGTATAGTACTCCCTAATAGAGTAGTTCGAGCGAAATTTAATTGAATGGAACTGATACTATTGAATATGTCACTAGGAAATTAAGTTACTCATAAGTAAAGTTCAGTTCGAACAAATCTTGATTGAATTAGTctcattttataaaatataaataccaGTACAATGTACTCACAATTTTTCAACCGAatatatttcttataaaaaGCATAAAGATGATAACATTCCAAAAAATTATCACATCATATAATTCTCTAGTGTGATTTATCCAAACATTATGTGGTGATGACTTTGCATCTAGAAGGATGCACcataagtgtatatataaagagataatataaaaaatatataattataatgtgacTCATAGGGTAAAagtgagtatatattataaagaTTTAGTAATGGGTAAGTCACAAGTAATCTTGCCCATATCTAGGTGGTGCCAAATTATGGTAATGGAGAATCTATCACCAACGGTTTAGGAAATTTTGGGGCCAAAAATGTATAGATTCTTGCCCTCTTTTCTTGGGAGCCATAAATTAAGACCTAATTAGCTGTAGGAAAAaagaatcaaattaaagaaaaacctACTAAGATATACCCACTATAATTACCCTTTCACTTCTCAACTTATTAATTCTCCTATACCCTATGGATCTTCTCTCAAAGTAGGTAATTAAATCATGTAAATAGAGTGTCTAATTCTAAAATTTGATCCAAGTCTGGAAGTATTATCTCCAATTTCTAGATTGTTTGTCGACCATACTGCTAGGAGTATGTTTTAAATGCAACTTCTCAATGAGAAAGTCATGTCAAGAGATCTTTTTTAgtgtaatataatgtatatctCATGTGTtttttgaagtaaaaataaaattttaaaatttatttttattaatgtgtgacacgttttgttaactaATTTTAAAACACATTCCGTGACAAAACGTGTCATAcattaatacaaataaataattcttGTGTAATACAATAAATTTCACAAAAATCAAACTATGGCAAGAGAAAGTATGACATTTATTTGAGTTGTAAACAATTTCacaaatggaaataaaataggTTTGAATCCCAAGTTTAAGGTCCATCACTGATATTGGAGACGGGTAGAGCAAGTAAATCACGGAATGTGCTTCAACTGGCCTACATACCCCTAACAGCTTTTACCTTACGACGGCTAACAAAGCAAAGCTTATGactttattttgaattggtTGACTAGATGAATTGTGTGCTTCAGGACCAAATGAAAGTAGTGAAAGAAGGAAATGAAAGCCACCAAGCCAACCATGTTTTTGTGTTTGTCCGCAAACTACACATTAGAAGTAAACTCCCTTTaacctttttgtttttaatcgATCATGGaataattaatacattatagttagtttaagacaaaaaaatttattaaacatttgAGATAAAATTGTTCCATTTGTGAAATTCCAATATTACCCTCACCCAAAtttacctataaataccctctcTTGGAACCTCTTCCTCCACGCAACACACACACCCTCAACGCAAATCGTTTCCGCATATTATCCTCTCTTCACATATTTCACATTAATTTTGTCTCCTCTCCGATCCTCCGCCGTCTCCTTACGTCGCATTCCCGCCGTAAGTCGCCGGAGAAATTGTTCATTCTTCATTTGTTTCATTCTCCTCATGAATGGTACGCATTATATTCTTGAAATTTAAGGTTGTTGTCGTCGTACGTGGTGGTTTGGAATTTGCAGAGAGCGAGGATTGATCGATGTTTTAATGGAGACGAAAGGTGGGAAGAAGAATCCGTGGAGTAGTGCCCAATACGAGACCCCTCTCGGTTACATCATCGAAGACGTTCGTCCTCACGGTGGCATTCACAAATTCCGATCGCCTGCTTACTctaacgtatatatatatatatgatctctATCTGCAAAGATTGTGTTTTCTTGTCCTGTCTAAAGGCGAAATTCTCTGGCGTTAGGTGCTCACATTTTTCGGGTCTTAATACCTACAAGGAGCTCCAATTAATGATTGTTTTGGTCTCTAAACTATGCATATTGGTTCTCGACTATTAATTttgatcaattaaatttttaatttcgtAACGGttatatgtaattattaaattggtCCTCGATCAGTTTAATAGTTGATTatttaattggttaaaattgaTAGTCGAATACCAATTTGATAATTACGGCATAGCCAAGGCTTTGAGGGGCCAAAATGGTCATTAATTCGGAAGGTTCCTAACTCTTATACTACCACTTTTAGGGTTTGTTACACAATTTACTACTCAAAAATCAATTGAACTATCCCTTCATTAGGTTGGAGAATGAGTGATTAGGATTCACAAGTAGCCCTAACTCTTATATTGTCACGGTTAGATTGAACTTGATATTAATATTGAGACCTGTACACAGTTTATCACCCAAAAATGAACTGAATAAGGCAAAATCCTTTCGCCCTTAGGCTTAACATCTCGACACTACATGATAGATACTTTCCATTGCCTACTACATTAGGTGTAAAGATCACACTATCACTATTAGggctctattttttattttttaaattgagtaCTATCGACTCTGTTGAAGTAATATAGCCTCTAATGAGGCTCGATCACCTCCCATTTAGGAGAGTCACTAATTTATATACAATTTATCACATAAAAATCAATTGAGCTACTAATTTGTGTTTTCTTTTTAGGTAACATTTCGTTGTTCATGACGATGTCTTTTTTATATGAATGCAGTGCGTGAGGAAGCCATCCTGATACAATTTTCCGGCCGGCGAGGTAGATGAATATGGACGCTCCGGTAGAGtaggaagaaaagaagaagaagactgcgtttttttctttgattttttgatttttttttttttagaaatatagAAAAGTAAACTCTTTTTACAATCTGTGCTGCCATGGCGGAAGCTCTGTCGTCGGCGATAGGCTTTGAAGGCTTCGAAAAGCGTTTGGAAATCTCATTCACTGCGGCGCCGATGTTCCGTGACCCGCACGGAATGGGGCTCCGGGACCTGATCCGGGCTCAGCTCGACTCCATTCTTGAACCGGCGTTTTGCACCATTGTTTCCGAGCTCTCCGGCGCCGAGTTTGACTCGTACGTTTTGTCCGAGTCAAGCATGTTTATTTACCCTCTCAAGATTGTTCTCAAGACCTGTGGGACTACCAGACTGCTGTTATCGGTTCCGGTGATCTTGGAACTCGCTGACTCGCTCTCACTCGGTGTTGACTCCGTCCGGTACTCGCGGGGGACCTTCGTTTTCCAGAATTCTCAGCCGGCGCCTCACCGGAGCTTCTCAGAGGAGGTGGCGTTCCTGAATTCGCAGTTTAAGAACGGGGTCGGGTTCGTGCTCGGCGACCCGGAGTTTCCGGGCCGGAACTGGCATGTGTACGTGGCGGAGGTGGGGTCGGGAGTGCCGGCGATGGAGACAACGGTGGAGATTTGTATGACGGGGTTGAGCCGGGAGAAGGCGGCGGTGTTTTTTAAgaggggtggtggtggtggtgaaaTGACGAAAATGTCCCGTATATGTGACGTCATCCCAAGTCACGTGATTTGTGAATTTGAGTTCGACCCTTGTGGGTACTCGATGAATGGGATGGATGGCACAACTTATTCTACGGTGCACGTGACGCCAGAGGAAGGCTTCAGCTACGCCAGCTACGAAGCCATGGGGGTGGAGTTATGTCCCACCGGGCTTGAGCCGCTAGTGAAGCGGGTCCTCACCTGCTTCGAGCCCGCCGAATTCAGCGTGGCCGTCACTCGCTTTGGAGTTCCCTCGCGAGACAAGATTTGGAATGGTGGCGGTGTTGACGTGGACGGATACACGTGTCAATTCGGGGTAACACAAGAGCTCCCGGGTGGCGGCCTCATCGATTACCGATGCTTCACGACCAACAAGGTGACTTTCCGTCCCTCAGCTTTGCAATGCGGGAAGGAAACAGAGGAGGAAGTGACGATTGTCGGTGGCTTGCCTTTTGGTATGACGACATTATCCATGGAGTCACCAACGATTTGTGAGTTAGTCCGCTAGTCATGTTATTTTGTACCATTAGGttgttgaaaattattttggtttATGTTAATTAGGTCTTAGATACCATGAGTGATAGATGCAATAAAAAATGGCTTTTCAAGTCCATCTATGTAACTATGTAAGTCTTgatatcaaaaatttaaaatcccAAAAAAAGAGTAATCAAGTTGACAATTTACGAGTAGTTTGATGTATTATCTACCTAAAAAATGgtacaaaagaaaagaaaatcatcCTCCAAGAATTGTGGGCTAACTATAGAACCACATTTAATAAGTGTTCTTAAGAGAAATGAGTTAGGTGAAGAATAGGTGGATAAAGGGCTGAAaatgatttaaatttaatagctaggtttctataattttttagaGGCCAGGGTATTATTACTCCATGCAAGAATGAGAGTTGAAACAAAATTGAAGCATGTTTTGGAGGGAAGCCAAAGGTGCCAAGAGTGTGGCCTGTTAGGGAAGTAATTCTTGCATAGAAACAAAGATGGTGCCCCTAAAGCACTTCTTAAATCTCGATTGGTGAACATGAAACTCATACCTAAAGACTAAGAGTTTGATTATTATCAACATTTTGTTTAAGTTCATTTCGTAGTGCCTTCTTATTGTGGTTTGAACATGTTAATGTGccaattagaaaaaaaaaaaaaaaaaaaaggaccagggtccacaatgtaaggtggaccttgatctaaaaataaaactgacattcatattaagaaaaaagaGTCAAATATACTCTTGAAATTTATAcgagaagtcaattaggcctttga from Ipomoea triloba cultivar NCNSP0323 chromosome 7, ASM357664v1 encodes:
- the LOC116024944 gene encoding S-adenosylmethionine decarboxylase proenzyme-like, coding for MAEALSSAIGFEGFEKRLEISFTAAPMFRDPHGMGLRDLIRAQLDSILEPAFCTIVSELSGAEFDSYVLSESSMFIYPLKIVLKTCGTTRLLLSVPVILELADSLSLGVDSVRYSRGTFVFQNSQPAPHRSFSEEVAFLNSQFKNGVGFVLGDPEFPGRNWHVYVAEVGSGVPAMETTVEICMTGLSREKAAVFFKRGGGGGEMTKMSRICDVIPSHVICEFEFDPCGYSMNGMDGTTYSTVHVTPEEGFSYASYEAMGVELCPTGLEPLVKRVLTCFEPAEFSVAVTRFGVPSRDKIWNGGGVDVDGYTCQFGVTQELPGGGLIDYRCFTTNKVTFRPSALQCGKETEEEVTIVGGLPFGMTTLSMESPTICELVR